The Hevea brasiliensis isolate MT/VB/25A 57/8 chromosome 9, ASM3005281v1, whole genome shotgun sequence nucleotide sequence CTTTTCATTACAACTAATCGTATCTCTGCCTACTCGGTTCCTCCACCTTAGATATATCCGTTATTACTGCAGATATATATTTTTGATTCATCTCAATTTCAAGATTAAATGACATTGGACTTGGATTATTGCATAACCAAGCATGTTATATACCATACCTTTATTAGGATAAGTGGGTATCATTTGGTCTTCATAATCACCGTTTCTTCATATGATAATACTATAAGAGGATTATGTAAATTTTTGAGTCATGGCAGAACACTGAGTCACTATAGGACACAAACTTGCAAATCAGCGAGGACTTCGAAAGATTTTGCCTCATTGAGCATTTCTTCATGGTAGCAAAGAGAAGATCCTAGAATAGTTCTAAGCTTAACACATCCATGCATGAACATTCATGGTCATTTTAACTCCTACTACCTAACTTCTGTGGCCTCCAGTGAAAAacaattttaaatcaaatttaataGCATTTCATTGGATGTTATCCCACAGCTGCGGTGGTCAAACAAACTTCACCAGCACATAACCACATAAAGGGAACACTGCAATGTATGGATTAAAATATTATCATAGGCACTGCATTTCATTCTATGCCTCAGTATTTAATCATTGAAAAGCATGCGTATAAGGAGCAAACGAAATCAAAATCAACATAGATTTATTCTTACCAAGTTTATGATCTCCTTCATTCCTCCTCTCTTGTGCATCAGCGGTCCCTTCTGAAAGATTCAGCTGTTCTCCAAAATATTCAAATCCTTCCAGAAGGTCTGAAGACACATCCCCAACAGAGCTTGATTCTGAGTTTGCGTCCACCATATCCTTTTGGAGATTCTTAACTTCCAGTCTTGTTTCAATATCTAGCACAAGCCCCCCACAATATTCAACCTCAACTTCCCATGCCCATACCTCATTCATGTCCATAGGAAGTACTCTTATGCCATGGATATAAGGTGGAAGACTCCCAAGGCCTATATCCGTACATACAACTTCACCGATGTAATTGGGCGTCCTCATATTGGACAATGTTCTCTGTTATAACAAATTGgtgaaaaaagaaattaaaaaatgtgTCTTAGTATCTGAATATAACTGTATCTGAATATAACTATATCTACGCGCCAAAAGTAATGCACACATATTTGATCAAAGAACAACCACTGCAGATGATGATGCAGAAGTTTTGGTCCTTCATGCTCAGAAATTCCAGTTTGAGAAAAAATTTAAAAGCTAAGTATGCAAATATTTACTGTAGTTATGCtttcaactctctctctctctcttttctttgagTAGATGCTTTCAAGTACCTTAACATCAGAGTGAAATTTATTTAATGGACCAATCCACCAAAGCGCTGCATAGTACAATACTAGAAACACAATGTAGTGAATCTCCTATTTGTCTTAGAATATAGCCAGCATTCATGCACTCAAATAAATGCATATAAATATCATATTGGGAAATAATGCACCTGAATCCGTGCTTGCACTGAACTCTTTATCTTGGCATTGCTTTTGGCATCAAAAAAAATCCGAGAAAAAAGCAAATTCCAACAGAGTGTTCCTTCATCAATATTGAACTTGTCATCAGAATCCACTTCAGAAACAACAGAAACAGGGTTTTGGCTTGCTGAGCAAGAAGAGGTGGATGACGGAAATACTAACATATTTTCCTCAGAACTCAGTAATGCCTTTGATGTTAGAGCAGTTTTTACCAAGCTAGTGCTCAAACTTGGATCTTGGAATGAGTGACTCTTGTCATTAATCTTTTTCTCTTCATGGCCTAGTGAGAAAGTTCCCCTATTCTCTATACTGGTCTTTGAAGCCTTTCTGGCAAGCTTTTTAAAAAACAAGCGAACCTTTGATGCAGAACCATCAAGCTTAGTCACCCTATCTAGTGGCTCAGCATTGAACCCTGCTGAGGGTTTCATAAATGAAGGGTATCCTGTATTTAAGGATGCCAAATAACAGTGGAATTCTTCACTCAAGTTGGTGAACCAGTTAAGTTTTCCTTCGTCATCACATGAAGCAAGACGGAGGGCTTTACACCAAGACTCTTTCTCCCAAGATGTCTCAAGATAAATGTAAACTGTTTTACTTGCATTATATATCACTGAAGTCTTGCTTTCCACTTTTATGGGAAATCTTTTGGCCCTGTAATGCCATAAAAAGTTGCACAATGATAAagacaaataattcaaatattctcTCACTTTGAATTTAGGTAAAACCACACTTCCCCCTTGGTTTTATAATCAAGGAATTTATTAAGAATACGAAAAAGAAAAAAGTTTCCTGTGTAGTCAACAGCACAGAACAGGGAAGGATATCTTAATAGTGGCCCACCAAAAAGCATGAATGGACAGAGAAGGTTTAATAAGAAGCTTCCGTCTTAGAAGAATCAATCAGAAGGTGAGTTTGACTTTGAAAGTGGAATGCAGATGCAGAAACAGTGCTCCATATATGGAAGTGCCAGTTAGAATTCTGAGGCaaaatgctattgaatttttttCTACAGAAATTGAGTGGAGGAGATTACCACCTTCAACAATTTCTTTTTAAAGGAAATAAACAAAGAAAACAAAGACAAAATGAAGAGGAAGTGGAGAATCTCTTAATTGCCTTATACAGGAGACGTGGTATGAGGAAGATTAAGTGAAGCAGAAAAAAACTAAGGTAACAAGGGATAAATATTCTAACATAAAGTTTAAGATACAGAAAAGGAGGAAGCATCAAGCCTTCTAAAGAAGTATGCATAATCGGGAGGCAACTCAGAAAGATCAGACTGCATTTAAGTTCCATGATATAACAGCACGCAATAAAAAGAAAGCGGCAAAGGCTGTATTACCATTTTCTCGAAGAAAGGTCTGTAGCGGAAACAGCTTCTACAATGCAACCCTTTAACGGAAAAGTTGCAGGGGAACCATTTGAATCTGTCAAAATAAGACATCGATCTTTGATTTTTGCATGTTTCTTAACAGGATTAACCTCAAAGACatcctttttcttcttttgctCCTTTGGAATTTTTTCCACCGCCCAATTTTTGGGAACTTTATCTGGTTCTAGAACCCAGACAAATCCCTGAGTCACAAAAGCAAAttagcaagaaaaaaaaaatcaaatgcaATTTAATTGAGATTAAAAAAAAGCCAAAAAATTCTGAATATTTAAGCAAATTGAAAGATACAGACCTTCTTGTTATAAAAGTAATCAAGGGACTGTCGGTGATCAAGATCTTTATGAGAAGACTCATTTGATAATTTGGCCTGTTCTTGTCGAATCTTGCGATTCAATCGTTTAAAGAAGACATAGACACCTAAAGCTTCCAAGGCAACAACAGCGAGTGCCCCAGCAGAAAATCCAGTAACAAACACTAGTAACCACAGCATCAGCATCTTCCCTCTTTCTTCTTCTCAGTGGATTAAACAAATTTTCTATTTCAACTTGTCTATCTGATCAGATAAATTTAAGCTCCGAAGCTTGGCACATTAAACAAacgaagatgaagaagaagaagaagaagaagattatgATTTTTGGAACATTGATTATGTAATTATTCTACTTATCTTGTTGGACAAGTATGTAATCGAAGTTCCTCCATTGAATTGATCTGAAGAATAAGATCCTTATTCTGCTTTTAAAAATTGGCAAATGGTACTTCACAACTTCCGACTTTTCCTTCAGAGAGACACCACCGCTGTACTTTAAACTTAACGCGTGCTTTCTTTTATTGTTGGGGTTTAGGAACCGTAACTCAACTGTTAATTCTATCAGCCATTGGACCGCCAATtgcttaatttttaaaatattcttatttttaagtaaaatatattaatttttaataattaattaaatttaaatatatgtatattaagtttatttttaattgaattaaaattttctcaataaaattatatttcttaatataataaaatttaaatttaaataagaaacCAATCAACCAATCAATttaaagattattattattattaattcaaTCATGAATGTTTTtgcccatttattattatgtcatttctaattttatatatgtatattaaatgatttataatttataataatttaatatatacatatatttaattattcaaattaaaatttaatattaatttaattaatattgagaaaatcaatattctatgaaaaataattattacatatttattattattattattatttaatttagatATACATTAATTATATAATTCAATACTAATATTTGACCATCTGTAAATCataaaaattatgattaaaaataaatattaaatatttatactttatgaataattttttttcaacacAAATTTTTTTACCTATTTATCTTTTCTGTTATTAATTAATGCTTAAATAATATTAACACTgaattttaactaattttaatacctattaaggAAAGGAGTTCCAATCCTATaagaactattttttttttaatgcattatataaaaattaatttataataatatattataatatctAATTTAATATTGTAAATGATATTTAATTATAGATAGCAGCATTAAATCATGCCTTGTTATGCTAAAATagcatattattttaatttatttaattagataaataattaaaaaaaaagaaaaacttttaaaatatgaaagggaaaaatcataaaacaaATCTTTTACATATGGAAGGGAAAAGTCAATGAAAAAAACGTGATTTTTCAAAAGTATAAACGAAAAatgtttatatataaatttttatttatataatattttaatctaatcaaaattataaaatcttaGTTGCCCTCTCATTCATACTTTCTATATCATACTTTTATATATACTACagctttatttaattatttaatattagtaGGATTGAAAGAGCATATCAATTTTtacaatattttaattattgatgcattgaaatattaaataatgttattaaaataaaataataaataatttgcagTGCAATAAAACGACTCAATGAAGAGTAAGCCAACTCCTTTCAAacgaatatatatttttttaactgattttgcagGACGTGAATTAGTTCTATGCAAAAGCTACCAAAAAAGTTAATGAAAGAGCATGTTTCAGTCAACTGAAACGTTCCATTTACAGGTTAATAGAGGTCTACAGGAAAATAAACACTCTCTTTGCCCTCCCATTCTTCACTATAGTCccttgcaaaagaaaaaaaacaaaaaaaaaaaaacacctatACTGACAAAGCTTTCCGGATCAAGCCACTTGCAATGACGGGTTTACACCTTCCAGTTGCAGGGCTACACAATTTACACTTGACTCTGGGATACACATCAACGCCTAGTTTCTTAATGTGCTCAGAACTGCCAAACACGACATTACCAGAAGGAAAAACTACGGAAAAACAAGTTAAAAGAGTACACCGCATTTTACATGGTAGAGTGGTGGGCAAAAAAGTTGTAATCGTGATGGTGGACATCTAGCTGCTTCAACCAGGAATCTGCAGCATCACGAAGATAGATTATTCTTTCAAGGTCAGATGTCTCTCGATTTATCCAAATATCACCTTGCATCTTGTAACTAGCCATCCCAAAGGGAGGAAGGAAAATTCCACCATTGTCGTCTCCATTGGACTTAATTCTTGTTGCTTCTAAAGGATCTACCGCGTCACCATACTCATTCCCACAATCTGCATAATCAAGCCAAGAACAGCTGAGAAACTTCAAAGCACCTGTGGCAATTACGCTCTCTTTAAAATAAACAGATGATGCACACTGGATAGATCCACAAGTTAATGAAATACAATGCACAAGTTCATGTTAGTTAGTATTTAGTTAAGGGACAAATAAACTTGTATGAGTGAATGTAACATGGCATAAACATAACATTGACAAAAACAATGAAGACCTAAATAGTGAAACCAATGTGAAACACATTTCAAAACTGAAACACAATGAAGTTAAGGCAATGCAAAATAGAATGTATTCATAAAGAGccctaaaaaatatatattttataattcaaAAGCACAACTGATATGTGGAGTTACTCAAATATTTTGTCACAACTGATATGCAGAGTTATAAGGCTTCATCATTGTTCTCTTTGGCTATTTAATATCAATCTGATGATTTTATCAACAATAAACCTAAACATTCATCATTTTATAAGGCTTTGTTGAGTTAAATAGCACATGAGAACAACGATGAAGCCTTATAAATAGTTTAGATTTTATTGTGGAGTGAACAACATATTTTTATAAAAGATTAAGTAAAATAGGTTCTCAAGTAAATAATGATATTAATAAATTGTCATGGAACCATTTGCCATATAAGCTATTACAAAGATACAAATTTACAAACTTAAA carries:
- the LOC110654554 gene encoding uncharacterized protein LOC110654554, with the protein product MLMLWLLVFVTGFSAGALAVVALEALGVYVFFKRLNRKIRQEQAKLSNESSHKDLDHRQSLDYFYNKKGFVWVLEPDKVPKNWAVEKIPKEQKKKKDVFEVNPVKKHAKIKDRCLILTDSNGSPATFPLKGCIVEAVSATDLSSRKWAKRFPIKVESKTSVIYNASKTVYIYLETSWEKESWCKALRLASCDDEGKLNWFTNLSEEFHCYLASLNTGYPSFMKPSAGFNAEPLDRVTKLDGSASKVRLFFKKLARKASKTSIENRGTFSLGHEEKKINDKSHSFQDPSLSTSLVKTALTSKALLSSEENMLVFPSSTSSCSASQNPVSVVSEVDSDDKFNIDEGTLCWNLLFSRIFFDAKSNAKIKSSVQARIQRTLSNMRTPNYIGEVVCTDIGLGSLPPYIHGIRVLPMDMNEVWAWEVEVEYCGGLVLDIETRLEVKNLQKDMVDANSESSSVGDVSSDLLEGFEYFGEQLNLSEGTADAQERRNEGDHKLDGLKNSRSYSSTSTNVSRWKSILNSIAKQVSQVPLSLSIRVASLRGTLRLHVKPPPSDQLWYGFTSMPDIDFDLESSVGDHKITSTHIALFLINRFKASIRETMVLPNCESLCIPWLLAEKNDWVPRTVAPFMWLNREATSDHATACEAPVSQPDEAKPKEDSHRKASNYDPESKHLKTKNTECTQQSISDSSNTLESSMSSNKSSIQSSKTLQELTSPLLATYEPQGISQQSRGCMSERRSLSRSVTQAENQNHAVEGDESRTKRMGRRARMLDLGKKMGDKLEEKRRHIEEKGKSIVEKMRGP